GACCCAGGTCCTCCTGCGAGATTGAGCGATTCCATGTCAAAGTTAAAGCCTGGTGGCTGTAGGGAAAGAGGAAGATACTGTCATTTAAGCATTGCATCAATGATAACACACCATCTACCAACAACTATATAAATTCATCATCTTGGCAGATTTTGTCACACTATTTATACACTTCTTCAGGACATAAAGGGGAATATATGATTTTCACAGAAGattatttaatttcactgttgggttttgtttttatactacTTCTACACTAATATAGTTTAGCAGTTTTGTTGTattatgacatttaaacatcttAAGTGGTCCATTTCAAACCCACCGGGGTTGAATGCAGAGCTAAAAATATGTGTGTACAGTTGCAAAGtaataaacaagtaaaaaaaactaaaattgtcAAATTAAACCAGACAATGTACAAAAACATCATAGTAAACAGATCTCTAAAGCCCTCAGATATCAGTGTAACACATTGTGTGAGTCAGTAAAGTCACAAcgtattttaaaaatgtaaatagagCAGTGGAAACTTACAGCATCACCCGCTAACTCTTTAGGAGGCTGGCCAAGGTCTTGCAGCTGTAAGTAAAAGCGTTACAATCTGCGTGAGCTTCattatgcatttatttccattaACATTAGATCAGTTAGAAAGCTATACCATCATATCAATCAATATTAATCACTTCATTTGATCAAATGCAGAGTGGCGGAGCAGAGCGTACCTGTTGCATCAGGTCCATGACCCTCTCAAAAGTGCTCTCTTTATCCGCTGCCCCTTCATCCTCCTTCTCAAAGTGCTTACAGATCTCTCCCATGATTTTGGCCTGCTGTTCATAGCGCTGGTAGTCATCTGAGCTAAGGGTTGGCTTGTTGGCATCTAACCACTCAGGGTACTATGAGGGTGACTGACAGTTAGTACAAATACTCAAGGGGACACTACAGAGTGTAGTAACTAGTGTTTAAAAAGAGGCAAACCTTGGTAGTGATCTCTTTGAGAGATGGATAAAGCACTTCCTTAGAGAGAAGATTCTGCATTATGGACTGCATGATAGGCAATATGTTTCCATCGTCACCTCCTTCACCACCCTCATCCAATCCCAGGCCTTCCAGAGCCTTGACAAGATCATCACCAGCTACACCTGTGGACTgtaagaaacaacacaaaatatatattgtcAGAAAACggtttcacatttttaatcaaacagtATCAAAAGTATTCTGACTTTAACTACCTGCAGGTTGTCTGCGTTTTTTGCCAGGCCACGGAGGGTTTCTTTAAGACAGGACGTGAATTCTTGCTGGGAGGCCGTGTCAGTGCCTATACAGAATTCACAGAATTTagactacacaaacacacctgtaagCAGAGGGACGTATGACTGCACATACAATATAAAGTGTGTCTTACCAACTTTGCCTGCAGCCTCTGACAGTTTTTGGAAGTGCTGCAGCAATTCTGGCTCCTCCTGGGCCAGCTCACTCATGGCTTTCTCCCACTCTTCCTTGGCTTGCGCAGCCATTTCCCCCTCGAAAAGAGTTTCAAAAAGCTTGCAGTCCTCAAGGAGGGGTGGCtacacatgaaaacagaaacatgtaagTGCATTCtagagaagaagacagaactTTACATTGTTTTTAACCTGCCGTTAAATGTTACTGTTATTCCTTAATAATTCATTGAAGAACCAAGATATTGAACTCCAACCATAACCCGCCAGATatattaaaatgctgctttactggtctactactactactacctcTAAAAAGTCAGATTCATTTGGCCTTAGTTAACAAGCACTCTATctttcacacatgcaaacatgatGACAACAAACCTGTCTGAGTAGATGTTGCAGTCAAGACTACAATTCAATTCCAACtcctaaaataaattattagtaAGCATGTAAGGAGTCTGGCTACTAAGGATTGCTAAGCTATGGTTAGAACATATTCAGCACTGAATTTTTGCTTCTTCAGTTCAGATGAatattgaaaaatatttattaagaCTTTAAACAGTTCAACCCAAGGAGGCACCACGAACAGATATAATTCTGTGGGACACTAGACTGCATAGTTTTTACACCTACAGACCTTCTCTGCACCGCTGCTGGctgaggaggaagcagctgcagctgcaggttcaGGGGCCGGAGGGGCCACTGTCTTGTCAAAGTCATCCAATGCACCTAAAAGGAAGATGATCAGAGACTTTCAATGGAgttacacatttaaatgttaattcctatttatttatcttaaaacaacatgtaatggatatttctaaattattttataattttcacactttttaGACACAGCTATCTGATTTGTGTGGCTGTTGGGATGGGAATTTGCTCAAGTATTGAATTTAAGAACAATTTTTAGATAACTTAAGTATCTCTAGATTATGTTACTTCATATTTACATAACACATGTCAGAAGCAAATATTGATACTTtttgctccactgtgtttctatAATTTgcagattaaattaaaacagaataatcTTAACACTAGGGATTGTTCAAGATTAAAACAGGGCTTTCAAACTATTTTGGCTTTGTACACTAAAATCAAGGTAGTTTAAGCTCCACCTAAAGCACCTACAAGTAAATGTTGTATACTTAACTGATGCATAAGTATTGACCTATTATAACGAGTACTTTTAATGGATATCCGAGCATACTACTTCTACTTCAAATGCTAGGCTTTTTACTTGTATatcagtacttttacttaagaaAGGCATAGGAGTTATTGTTAACTGCCCTAAAAAATATGTTCAGCACATACTATACATACGATTACACAAAGGCGAGTACAAAAGTGCTGACAGCAGTGCCTCTATTGTCAGTCCAGCTGCCATGTTAAATAATCAGTTTTTCATTCTATCAATATAAGAGTTTCAATAAAAACCCAAGGGCACCGATGTTTTGTGTGAAAACCGCTCGATGAATCTGGATATAGCAAAGTTAGCCAACATTAGCAACACAAAGCGCTTTAACAAAGCCACACACAATAGCTTGTAgcttttaatgtatttttgtgagTGGTATTGCCGTTTcacttcactgtcactgtaatTATTTGCGACCTTGCAGATATTTATGACTTGAGCAACAGATTCAACCAAGCACGTTAAGCTAGCTGAccgctgacacacacacagcgggaGTCTCAGCGCCGCATTATTAACGTTTTAACACCACAACAAAACTGTACTAATGTCGGTAACACGAAGGTGAATGTCTTGACTTAATGTCAACTCTTACTGTCCAACAATTCGTCCAGTTCTGCATCGTGCCCAGTGGCCGACTCTCCTGTTCCCGACGCCATGATGTTACCTTCTCCAAACAGCCAGCAGCCGGTCTCTGGAAAATGACGTATCGGTGGAGATAACGTCGCGGAAACAACTACGTCACGCCTCCAGAAGCCCCTGCTCTGTTTTCCGCAGGTAAACTTGATAAATCTAGATCCACCTGGTGGCAGCGGCaaaaaaaggtaatttattttatttttacttatctATTATTCATTTGTAATTTAGTGTAATTGTTGCAATAATATGATTATGATTTTTCTTCTAAAAAATGACTGTCGGCATTtctatttataattaaaattaaataatctcAGCATTTTCCAATCTCAATTTAGAATCTCTAGTTGAAATTAAAGGAAACGGATTTTATTTGCTACTTCGTTTTAACCCAATTATATAAAGCCTCTTGTAGACCCTCTGTATAAATTGTGAAATTCacaagtaaataaaattaaatgcgTTGTGTCTAATAAGCATCTTATTTAGAGCAGTGGTTCTCAACCATGTATACAAAATGTCGAGCAGTAGTTGGACATTGTTTACTTTGACAACAACTTGACAGTTAGACTTACAGTTATATTAGGGTCCAAAAAAGAAGAGCGGAGTGAGTGCTTACGAAAATTTACAGAAGGTGACGGTCATGGtaacataacacacacaaaccctcaATTAACTCATGACATGCAATGACGAGCAATGTTTAATatgcaaaagtaaaaatatcttTCAGTAATGTTACTATAGAGATGTAAATGCTGAACTTCATCATAAAAACAGGCAAATCTCAAAACTTAATACAGTGCTTTAAAAGCGAGTGCAGAACTGTGTTTAAAATTACTCCAGACTGAAGCAAAGATCTACAGTGCATCCCatgttacagaaataaaaaatatatatatatatacacacaactTTTATAAACAGCATAATTGAGAgctctaataaaaaaaataaaacataaaataaataaaacagagtaaACAGTGCACATCTCATGATTTCATTTGCTTTTGCACTTTGTATTTAAAGTTGGTGCAAAAGCATTACACTGCATTGATATGAAACAAATTCTGCAAAATGCTTAACtcaaatgctttattttttaatcacagcAACATGAAGCTTGTGTATTGGCTTAACCAAAATCTACACTCTCCATATGTTGTCTTAGAAATGTTCAGTGTCATCACATGcactttttccattttgtccaCTGAAAACTCCTGTGCTTGCAGAATCAACATTTCTGGTTCCCACATTGTCTTTTGCCACAAAGCGACTCTTTTTGTTGGCCATTTGGTCCAGTGTGCCCTCAAAGAGTTTAGCCATGAAGGCCAAGCCGTTCTGCTTGATGTAGGACTTCCCAGCAAAGGTGTAGAGGATAGGATTGGCACAGCTGCTGATGAAGGCCAAAGCAGAGGTCACCGCACGACAGGTCTGAGAGATATGATCCaatctgcagagaaacagaacattttagaTAACAGCTTCACCTTAAATGTACTGTACGTTATATTTCAGGTctgcaaacaataaaacagaagtTTGGTACAATTCTGGAGAGGTTAAGTTAAACATATTCCTCTAAAACTAACTGctatattgtaattttattcatGGATGGACTACTGAATGAGCCCAAAAGGTCTCAGGAGCATCAACTGCACGATGCCACTGAAAGTGTcatgagacaaacaaaaaggagacaaaaaatTGACAAAATGGGATACAAGATgatcaaaatgtaaacaaagacCTGCAAAATatccacagtgagacacaaatgtctttttgtgtctgtaatCTGCATATCTGTGTTATATTTACAGCATGTGATGAAAACTGTAGGAAACTATGTACTACAGCACTGTGTTGGTGGTTCCTCATACCAATcgccacaaaaacaaacacaacgctcaaaacaaaactattattactatattactaTGACCAAAACAACCTCATAATAAAACTACTATAATAAACCATTCGCCACGTGCTGACAGATAATCAGTGCCAGTATTGAAGAACAGAGGATGCTGCAgaaattattacaataatattttGACTGCCCATACATATTTGCCTGATTGATAGAGTGTGTCCTCTTATGACCTTGCAAAACAACGCTGAAGTTATCAATGGATATTTCATGAAAGAAGCACAAAATAAGCTTATTAGTATCTGTAAGAATTATGATGTTTGAACTTTATAAACATTCTCGTGTTGATCCAAAGTGAAttcaaataattatttatcactGAAGTAGTAGTAGCTTGATAAAATGGTTTGTTACTCACTTGACTTTTGTGGGTGAATCCTCTGGGTACCACGCAGCTGCCACCTTGggcaaaacaaaatgtattcacTCCAATGCTCATTGATCTATATGCAGAAATACATGAGCAGATGTATTGTGACTAATTAGTTGGTAAAGGCCCTCACGCACCTGTATCATGTTGACAATGTGGTACGGCAGCCAGAAAGTGCCAAAGGTCACCACAATGGCCAGGATGAGCTTCTCGCTGCGCACCTTTCGGCGGAACTTGGTCTGCCTCAAACGTCTCAGGATGAGGACATAGCTGGTTATGATGGCTGCATAAGGCAGAATGAATCCCACCACTGTCTCCAATGTATACTGAAGCCTCACCTGCACACAGGGGGATAAAACACAGGACAGCACTGTTCTGTAACTGCTGGGCGTTGCCACCACCTTGGGTTTTAGTTAATCAAGTTAAACTGATTGTTAGTTGCAGCCACTGGTTACTTACATGTTGGGGCAAGGTGTGCTTGGGCACGCACACCAGCCTTGTAAAATTCGTCTCTTCATCTGTAGTCAAAATTACGTCTCGAAACACAAGTGATGGGACAGAAATGATCATCACCAACAGCCACGTGCCTGCGATCTCGCTCATCACAATTTTCTTGCTGGCCAGAAAGGACACTTTCGTTGGCAGCACCACAGCTACCAACCTGTTCACGCTCATCAGTGTGATCAGAAAGACAGAGGCGTACATGTTGGAGTTGCACAGGTAAAACAGGACCTTACACATGGCTAGACCAAAGACCCATGTGCGCTTGGCCAGGtagataataaaaaagacagtgaGGGCCATGAGGAAGCCATCGGCACACGCCAGGTTGAGGATGAGGATGGTGGTGACTGAGCGTCGTCGGGTGCGCGCCAGGATGCTCCACACAATAAAGAGGTTGCCAGGGACGCCCAGGAAGAAAACCAAGCCCATGATGAAGGCACCCAAGAATGTGGAGTAGCCATTGCTCACCGGGCTTTCAAGGTTTGTATCATTTTTCATCATGCTACAAGGAGTTTTGGTCCTGAGGGTAAGAGACAAAGTTTTATTATACAACCAGCAACTTTCTCCATCTGCATCAACAACCAGGACAAGAAGATGAAGGGAAATAGAAAAGACAGGTGAAGGAATGAGAGGAAAAGGTTTCTGTGGATGAAAGATTTCAGGTACAGGTATATGTATTCCAAATTCTGCCCGCCTACTGTGATGTAAACCAACACTGCTTCACTCTTCTTGAAGGTAAAAAAGGTAACAAAAGAAGAACAATGATGTATATGTCAAGAACAAGATACTGTATAAATAATCCATAATAATATTTGATTGAAATTGTTGACTGGTTGTGACTTAATGGTTGAATTTCTGAGCGCAAACACAGGTGTCAAAGCTGATTATGTTCTGGGTGAAAACAGCACACCGTGTAACTGAAgataagaaaacaacatgttccgtaacagtatataaaattaaagaaaGGGTGCAAGTCTGATGCAGCTTCTAAAGTATTCATATCAGACTTTGTAGTCTGAGGCACATGCTAAAACACGCCACATATTAGCAGTCCTGCGTCAATGATGGGCAGTATTtcaacacacactttttttatCCTCAGTTACTGCCCCTGTCTTCAAGCTTTTCACATGGAAACTATTGTAGCAGCGTGCAGTGCAGGGGGCACACAAGGCTAATTTTAGAATCTGTAGCAAACGATCCTGCATGAGTTGTACCATATGTGCTGATCATACTGTTAAAGATGACTCACACAGGGAGGAGGTAATTAGTTAGGAAACTCATTACATCACAATATGATCTCCCCCAAAACCACATTTCCCCCATGTGAGAAAAAGACATCATGTCCATATCTCCTGATTAAGACCTATAATTTGCTTGCTCTGGTCCTGCTAAAgcaaactgtttattttcccCTGATGGTTTTATAAGAGAGTGAATGAGTAAACAGTGCTTGAAAACCAGACTAATGTCACCATGAAGAAATGCAACAGAAAACCCATTTTAAGCAACACACTGATGCTGTCAGGTGGAAGCACTGTTTCTCAGAAATGACCGCTTTGTGTTTAATACATGTTTAACGTTTTAATTAAACCAAGCTATTACATTTATGAGGTAATAGTGCTACGTGCCAGATGTGGAAAATACTGCATTTTATGACTAACGTAGCAATTAATGTAAGTGGGGACAAAGTGCAACAGGAAGAATTgatataaaattaatttaaattacgAACAAATTGAAggactgtaaaataaatgggAATAATGAGAATGTACTTGAATTACTGAACGGTTATGGTTTTATCCATTTTTACAGTTACACTTACACTTACGTGAtgggaaaaaaatcaactaaataaaacctgagatgtatttgaaaatgtttgaaaattaCCACAGTGCTGTTTGACAGTAGAAATAATGGggataaataaatcaataaatatatgAGCTACACAGTATGTTTGTCATTAATCTATGAGTAAATCTCCAAGTcaagaaatgtaaattaatattttaaaatgaaaaaagaaaagataaaagaaagaTGTTAGTAAATTCTTTTAGATAGAAtgaaaagtataaataaaagtgCTGAGAGTCACAGCGGGAACATTCAAAACTCACTGACCTTTCCAGAAACCTATTGCGATGTCCCCGAGGTCTGCTCCGTCCACCTCCTACGGTACAGTAACAGTCTTTTCCCTTGTTTCTGCTAGTGCAGTTCTTAATAAACTGGATTAATCCTGCCTCACAGGGTGCAACATGCTGTgctgagacagagggaggcagGGAGGTGTGTCTGTCATTAAGACTTTCGCTATCTTAAATCCTGCAAATTCTTCTCCATATATGAGCATCCTTTCTTCTTGAAAAAATGTCCTAgtgtcacaaataaaaaagcataTTAATATGTCCTCGGGCCCTTTTCAGTGTCTGAGTAAGCTGTTACACGTTGTGAAGGAACAGAGGAGTATCCGTGATTCAGATGTTGCACAAGCTGTGTCATGAAGAGCACACAaccacaagcacacacacaaaaaaaggcaCATTTACTAGTTCATACAAGTCTCTGATTCTGAGAGGAATGTTTGATGCCCTGAAACAGTGAAATAAGGACTGAATGAAGTTTTTCTGATACCATTATAAGTAAGGACACTCAGTGACGTCATGTCGCACTCATATAGTTTCCCACTGGACATGgataaataactttaattagTCGCTGAGCATCTGAAATGGAGAAACAGAATCCAGTTTAACTGTTATTAAAGTTACACACACGTGGGGGAAAATGGTCAATTTCTCTTGGTAGAGCAGAATCTTTACATAGTGTGAGGACATAATTAGGAAGAACAAGTTACCAAATAGGTTTCATGTTAGTCTGTCTAATTTATCCTGGTTTCATACACACATTATCACAGCCTTTATTTCTCATATCAACAACACTAATCATTTTTTGCCTATAGGGTCATTAAGGTGGCTCTTGGACAGCTCAACATTCTGCACTGAAATATCggaaaacacatacaaaaagacaaaacataaaataaattaagaaaacaacacagcaacattaaaaagaaatacacacaactTGACCAAATATAGAAACAACCAGCAAATAGAGAAATCACAACCAAATATGACAATGTGCCGTACCATGTAGAATCACCGCCACAACACCAACCAGTCGAGTTGCAGGTTACGTGTGTGCTTATATTCAAATTAGTTCACACTTGATTCCCGTTAGTTGATTTTAATAAGAATCCACCTCTGTCAGAAAAAcatagtggagtaaaagtacaatatctCCTTTTGAACTCTAAAtgagtaaaagtaacataaaataggaaaacacacataaagcatgagtaaatataataatattttgatgCCTCTTTGTCAGGAAGCATACaacagtaatgtaatgtaatgtaattccacttatttgcagtgttttctaaTGTTATTCATTGAAGTAGAGCAtagaaaacactttttctttatatataaattattgaaACATTGCAATAcatataataaactgtattctgttattatagaaataaaatatttaacaacacaaattacATACATGTCAATCATTTTGGTCTCTTGCTGATTCAGAACAGTCATCTGTTCTCAGGCTCTGAAAGCAAAGCCGGCGTTTCTGCTTTTCACCGCATGATGGCAACACGTGCACAAGTCGTTCCTTCTGTTTCCCCCTACGTCTCCACCTCTCCGCCTCTCCACCCATGAACTTGACACTCAGCAGTTCTTCCTGAGTGTTGCTCTCATCCGTCACATTGCAGCAGTTCATTGAACTATTGTAATCCATTCAACTCTACAGTTTCACAATCTTTTAAATTTTAGAAGATGTCTGAACttatgaaatacattttttaaaggctAATTCAAACAGTTATATTAGGATTTATTGAAATGATAACTGCTTAATGACATAAAAGTGTTAGTATTTAAATACTTGGACAccataacataaaaaaagcCACTACTGTCCGTCCCGTCTAACAGCTCACATCTTCCTGCACAAAGCTGAGGACTGTGGACGCCAAGTTTCTCACATAACACAGATACTGTCATTTGAAAAGTTACTAATGTTGTGATTTGATTAAAATCTCAATCCAACAACCAAGGAAGTAGAAATGAGTTGTTCAAGATAAGGAGGGTccagagaaagcagcagtgtttctgGATCTTGTTAATGTCAGTTTTTTCCTTCACGTGGTGGAGTTATAACTTACATTTGTGGGCGCACCAACGACTTATGTTCACTGACAGCGCCTTTGGGAGAAGTTCCTGAGCCCATGCAATCATTTCCACCACAGAACCACCCGAGGACATGAAGATCACAACCATTCAGGATTCACTGATGATGTTATCTGCCAcagatgatgaaataaaaacgtttttcattttactatttTCAGTGTAATGTGCAGCTAATTATTTCAATCCCAGTTTTTTGGGTCCATGTATTTGTTGTATATACAGTCTGCTGGTGCAACATAGCTGCACTTTCAGTGATTGTGCTGGTGAAGGGTTTATCTAGACTTGCCTCGGGTCTCTAAAAATCTTGTGCCGGCCCTgttggttgtgtgttttttttctcctctccccaACCAGACTGCAACATCTTGAGATCAGTCCAGGATCCAAGGCCTGCCCACACAACCCCTGAGAGAATGACAGGGAGAGTGAAACGAGCCCGGAGTTAAACGACAGTATAACATACGCCTAATGATTGTGAGAACCGGAGGAGGGCGAAGAAGGAGGACAgagggaagagacagagaggaggagggggttaTAGGGAGCTGGACTGAGGCAGAAAGAGccagagagagtgtgtttatttaagtttttcGTCTCCTGACTCAGACAGAGAGCAGACTACAGAGGATAATGAGAAACAGATCTTTGGtagagaagaaggagggagggagggacaggAGACTAAAGAGAAAAGGGAATGACAGGAGTTGGTggggagaagaaaaaaggggggaaGGAGGATTGGAGTAAAgtaaaagaggaagaaggaaggggaggagaggggagagtgacagccaaagaagGGGGGGCTGCCATGTTCATCGCCACAGGAAATAGGCCCTCTTATGTTCACTGAGTGACAGTTAACATCACAGGAGGCTGAGCAGTCGGCCCACAATGGCAGGTTCTGGAGACAGTGAGCGGATTAACACGAGTCTGGCTCATGattggaataataataaatgtttaggCTTAAAGTTGTGAACTATTGTTGATGAGAAAGTTACTATGGAGGTAGTTCTAGTGGGAAAACATCAGGACAAAAGATgtaatgttgtaaataaaaGCCATGTTTGCAGGATTTGGGTGTATTGTGGTGTAAATGTGAAGGGAGATGACTGAAAGatagagaaagaggagaggagggaggctGGAGGTTGGGCAGGGGGGATTCATGAGTGACAGGCATGTGGTCCTATGGGGAATGAGTAGCGGGCCAACTGGAGCTGGGAAACCCACCCAAAGGCAATTAAGGGTATAGGACGACAAAAATATTtgataaactttttttttttcttcttccctctgtCTTGAACgggaaagaagaaagagcagcTCCAAGGATGGCGATGGAGATGGAACGAGAGACGCGAGTGAGTCCGATGACTTAAATATGTTTCGGAAAACACTGTGGAGATGGGGATTTGATTTTTCTTTACCGCAAGGAACAAAGTCTGAAAACCGTCCGAACAAGAAGCAGTCATCATCGTGTGGAAAGAGCCTGGAAAGTTTCTGAAGTTACACCTAAACCTTCCAAGAGGAGGACATTTGCGCAATGACGCGCAAataagagagagacaaaaagttTTGGGAGATTCTCCGGAGATTTCTCAGTTTTTGACGCGCACTTAGGACGGTGAAGCCTCTGCATCCGACCCATAGATAAgattgtatctgtgtgtcttgTTCTTGCTGCCGGAGGGCGATGGGGGCCGCGCCAGGCTCGGGCTGGGAGGAGGGCGAGTTTGAGTTCAAGTTGGTGTTTGAGGAGGACCCGCCGCAGCGGCAGAGTGACGGGCCATCGCCGTTACGCACGGCCGAACCGGAAAGCTCCATTCCCGGGGAAGAAAGTGAGGTCGCCCTGCTGCACCTGGActcccccagcagcagcagcagcatgggtTAGAGTCATTTATTGGGAAAGTTGGCTGTGTTAAAGTAAAGGGACACACTACAGAGGAGGTCTGGGTGTCCTGACGGTGTGGCTTCTAATGCCGGGGAACTTGTGCGTGTGCGTctgtgcttgtctgtgtgtagctgtgttcCTTTGCATGTGCTGTAACGAGGGGCCCCTCATGCCCATCCATGCCTGTGCTCATGCGTTATGTGTGCGTGCCAGTGTCTGTAAGCATGTGAGCATTAGTATATTTGTAttgggtttgttttgtgtgcgGTATGTATCTGAGTGTGTTCCCGTTCTGTGTTCCACTTTAGTGCATGTTCgtgtttgttggtgtgtgcGTGCAGCCCCAGACTCAATGTGTTTCTAATCAGCTGTGCGTGTGAGTGGAGTTAACAGCTGCCATCTGGGGAAGGAACCTCAACCTCTGTGTACTGAACACGCACCACATATACACatgcctctctctttcactgaaCCTCCatctcaccacacacacacacacacctcatatCCTCACATCCACTCTCTCATTTGATTCCCGCCCACACTGGCATACAGTTGTATTACCACACCCAAGTCATGAAAAGTAAACTGCAGTAGAAACAGGAGTATTCTAGTAATTCttcagttgttgtgttttagcTCTTCTACAACTTTGGTAACTAATAGGTTTTAGATTTATGTCTGCAGGTCTCTATATCTACGGATACAACATcaatttcatttgaaaacaaagAGTTTAAAAGTGGGGATGCAGTGATCCCACCTTTTTCTCTCCTGATGCCTGCAGACAAATTCAGTCACAGGTCTTCAAGCATCTTATTggtatcattttatttatagcaCCATGAGAAAACAGAGTATGTGGctaaaaaagaagaatataaTTTATAGTGGAAACACTGAATCTTCTAATGACTCTGTATTTAATGTGGGTTGGTAATGCCATGGCCGCTGTCAAACTGGCTCTCTGGGGTTTGGTGATGGCCCAAGATTAATTATATGATAATTCATAAGAAAGTAAATTCTGTGCAGTTTTCTCATCTCTGAACTCATAAATGAATCACCGTTTGTGAGAGGCTCtgttaaagtttaaagaaagTAAACTCCAGGTCAGGAGTGGGCAAACCCTTTAGGGCTGCAGCCCTGCTTGTTACCTGGATTAGGTGTGT
The window above is part of the Anabas testudineus chromosome 17, fAnaTes1.2, whole genome shotgun sequence genome. Proteins encoded here:
- the pex19 gene encoding peroxisomal biogenesis factor 19 yields the protein MASGTGESATGHDAELDELLDSALDDFDKTVAPPAPEPAAAAASSSASSGAEKPPLLEDCKLFETLFEGEMAAQAKEEWEKAMSELAQEEPELLQHFQKLSEAAGKVGTDTASQQEFTSCLKETLRGLAKNADNLQSTGVAGDDLVKALEGLGLDEGGEGGDDGNILPIMQSIMQNLLSKEVLYPSLKEITTKYPEWLDANKPTLSSDDYQRYEQQAKIMGEICKHFEKEDEGAADKESTFERVMDLMQQLQDLGQPPKELAGDAPPGFNFDMESLNLAGGPGSGAAEQCSVM
- the ltb4r2b gene encoding leukotriene B4 receptor 2b; this encodes MMKNDTNLESPVSNGYSTFLGAFIMGLVFFLGVPGNLFIVWSILARTRRRSVTTILILNLACADGFLMALTVFFIIYLAKRTWVFGLAMCKVLFYLCNSNMYASVFLITLMSVNRLVAVVLPTKVSFLASKKIVMSEIAGTWLLVMIISVPSLVFRDVILTTDEETNFTRLVCVPKHTLPQHVRLQYTLETVVGFILPYAAIITSYVLILRRLRQTKFRRKVRSEKLILAIVVTFGTFWLPYHIVNMIQVAAAWYPEDSPTKVKLDHISQTCRAVTSALAFISSCANPILYTFAGKSYIKQNGLAFMAKLFEGTLDQMANKKSRFVAKDNVGTRNVDSASTGVFSGQNGKSACDDTEHF